The stretch of DNA GGCTAATTAAGATGATTTTGGAAGACGGAAAAGCAATTTCTGAAACAGACCAACCCTCTTTGAAATAATGTTTGTATTAAAAGGTAGTTCGATTTCTGAGTTAGAAGAATTTTTTATTTCTATCGGAGAAAAAAAATTCAGAGCTAAACAAGTTTTTCAAGGACTCTATGCAGATAGGTACAAATCTATCGAAGAGTTTAGTGTACTATCCAAAGAACTAAAACAGAAGTTGAAAAATATTTCAGTAATACCGAGTATTCAGTTAAAAAAAAAGATCAAGTCAATCGACGGAACTGTCAAATTTATTTTTGAAGTTGAACCAAATAGAGAAATTGAATCTGTTTGGATTCCTACAGGTGACGGAAATAGAAAAACAATTTGTGTCTCATCTCAAGTAGGCTGTACATTATCTTGTGCATTTTGTGCAACAGGGAAATTAGAGTTTCAAGGGAATCTAAAGTCTTGGCAGATCGTAGATCAGGTTTTGCAAATTGAAAATATTTTAAACGATAGGGCTACCAATATTGTATATATGGGAATGGGAGAGCCGATGCACAATTATTTTTCGGTGATGAAGTCGGCTCACATACTGCATAGCTCCAACGCTTTCAATATCGGGTCTAAAAAAATTACAATATCTACTGCGGGAGTAATCACGGGAATTGAGAGATTTATACAAAATTCAGAGCCATTCAATTTAGCAATTTCGTTAAACCACCCTGACCCAAATTTAAGAAAATCTATTATGGGAATTGATGAAAAATATCCGCTTGCGAAACTTCTTGAGAGTGTGAATATTTTCACAAAAACTTTAAACAGGAAAATTACTTTTGAATACGTTATGATTCCGGGTGTGAATATGAATAAAGATTCTGCTGACAAATTGGTTCAAATCGGAAAATCTATTAATTGCAAAATCAACCTCATCCCGTTAAATACAGAGTTTTATGGTTGGAGAAGACCGTCAGACTCTGAAATTGATGCTTTTAAAAATTTATTGGAGCCTGCAAAAGTTCCGGTCACTCTTAGAAAATCTTCAGGACAAGATGTGTTTGGGGCATGCGGAATGCTGTCTTTACAAAGGTGAACGATTTTTCTTTTTGTAAATTGTTTTTCCCAAGAAACCGAAATCATCAGAAATACCGAAAAGTGTCTCAGAATGACCAATGATGAGAATACCATCATCCTCGAGCATGGAATGAAAATTGCTAAAGAGCCTTTTTTGAGTTGGTTTATCGAAGTATATGATTACATTTCTGCAAAAAATTATATCAAATTTTTCTTTAAATGGGAAAGGTGCTTCTAATAGATTTACTTTTTTGAATTCTATTAGATTTTTTAGATTTTGCGAAACTTCGTATTCGATAACTCCATTTTTTTCACTTACTTTTTTAAAATATTTTTTCTTGAATTCGTCAGATACAGTTTCTAATCTATCTTGCTTGTATATTCCTTTTTTCGCTGTTTCTATAACATTCGTATCTATATCCGAGGCAAAAATTTTCACTTCAAAACTCTTTTTTGTTTTTAGATATTCTTCTACTGTAATAGCGATCGAATAAGGCTCTTCGCCGGTTGAGCAGGCAGAGCTCCATATCCTAACCTTTTTTACGGAGAATTTTTGTAAGATTTTTTCTTTTTCAGGAAAAAATGTATTGGTTAGATATTCAAAATGGTGGTTTTCTCTAAAAAAATCTGTTTTGTTTGTAGTGATTTTATTTATAATTTCTAAAACCTCAACTTCGTAAAAGGCTTTGTCGTTTTTCAGTTTGCTCACATAATCTTTAAAATTATTCATGGAGTTGGCTCTAAGTCTGGAGTTTAGTCTGGATTGAACCATAATTTTTTTATGTGGAGGCAAAAATATTCCTGCCTTTTCATACACTAAATCTTTTATATAGTTAAATTCTAAATCCTCAATACTGGCTAAACTACCAAAAATATCGCTCATATTATCACCTTTGCCAAACATTTATAGCAATTAAAAAAGGTAAAGAAAAATCTCTTTTGTGCTTTTTTCAGTTTATTTTATTTTGGATATATATAGTAGAAATTTTATGAAAATCGGAATTATTAAACACTTAAACGCAAGACCCCTAACGTATGGATTTGAGAGAGCAGGCAACCACGAAATTATTTCTGATAACCCATCCGGATTAGTTGGGTTATTAATCTCCGGTCAATTAGACACAGCTCTAA from Leptospiraceae bacterium encodes:
- a CDS encoding protein-glutamate O-methyltransferase, whose translation is MSDIFGSLASIEDLEFNYIKDLVYEKAGIFLPPHKKIMVQSRLNSRLRANSMNNFKDYVSKLKNDKAFYEVEVLEIINKITTNKTDFFRENHHFEYLTNTFFPEKEKILQKFSVKKVRIWSSACSTGEEPYSIAITVEEYLKTKKSFEVKIFASDIDTNVIETAKKGIYKQDRLETVSDEFKKKYFKKVSEKNGVIEYEVSQNLKNLIEFKKVNLLEAPFPFKEKFDIIFCRNVIIYFDKPTQKRLFSNFHSMLEDDGILIIGHSETLFGISDDFGFLGKTIYKKKNRSPL
- the rlmN gene encoding 23S rRNA (adenine(2503)-C(2))-methyltransferase RlmN, whose protein sequence is MFVLKGSSISELEEFFISIGEKKFRAKQVFQGLYADRYKSIEEFSVLSKELKQKLKNISVIPSIQLKKKIKSIDGTVKFIFEVEPNREIESVWIPTGDGNRKTICVSSQVGCTLSCAFCATGKLEFQGNLKSWQIVDQVLQIENILNDRATNIVYMGMGEPMHNYFSVMKSAHILHSSNAFNIGSKKITISTAGVITGIERFIQNSEPFNLAISLNHPDPNLRKSIMGIDEKYPLAKLLESVNIFTKTLNRKITFEYVMIPGVNMNKDSADKLVQIGKSINCKINLIPLNTEFYGWRRPSDSEIDAFKNLLEPAKVPVTLRKSSGQDVFGACGMLSLQR